The Corynebacterium vitaeruminis DSM 20294 genome window below encodes:
- a CDS encoding UPF0182 family protein has protein sequence MTPPSPQLRRPPKVITTIIVVLVILAGLVPTIVGFYTDWLWFGELDFRGVFNKVILSRVGLFIAFALVGGFIAWLAGWLTYRGRPDSMDAFELDSPVVGYRQAVERSVRRFLVGLPFFTGLLAGVLGQRNWQTVQLFLNRQSFGVSDPQFHMDYGFYAFDLPFLRLILGTFAVLVALAFFITLVGHYLLGSIRIGNQAAGVRGSVSSSARIQLATWAGVWMLLKVAGYWFDRYDLLNRAHSTFTGGSYTDINAVLPAKIILMVIAIVVALSFFSAIVIKDLRIPAVATVLMLLSGIAIGSVWPLMMERLSVQPNRAEKESEYISRNIEATRFAYGIGNDKVTYIDNWGSSTSTTAESQQRTSEVSQDTATINNIRLLDPEVLSPTFTQQQQLKNFYGFPDALSMDRYEIDGQLRDFVVAAREINPNSLQDNQKDWINRHTVYTHGNGFVAAQANQVDEVARDVGSARGGYPVYTVSDLQSTDQEAQAAGIHVTEPRIYYGPVIASAQDGADYAVVGSADGNNVEYDTDSSTYTYDGKGGVSIGNVVNRAAYALRYQEMNLILSERVNSQSKILYDRDPRERVHKVAPWLTTDSTTYPAVIDGRIKWIVDGYTTLSSLPYAQRTSLSNATVDTSGSVGADGQLAAFDQVGYIRNSVKAVVDAYDGSVDLYEFDESDPVLKAWEGVFPGTVKPKSDISDELMNHLRYPEDIFKVQREMLSRYHVDDAREFFTNDRFWSVPQDPTADEKNKANQPPYYVVAADPETGKSSFQLITAFRGLNREFLAAHMTASSDPDNYGKITVRVLPTDTQTQGPKQVQDTMTSSDQFASDYTLWKGSNEIITGNLLTLPVGKNEILYVEPIYSKRLNQASAFPKLLRVLVSYRGQVGYAPTISEALAQVGIDPKAAQDLGEAGNVTPTDTTQQQQASQPASGTGSEGEAIKAINDALDALTKARSGTNEEYGKALDNLDKAVQDYQNLTKSTDTSAASTTAAAPASDAAATSEEPKS, from the coding sequence GAGCTCGACAGCCCGGTCGTGGGCTACCGCCAGGCCGTCGAGCGCTCCGTGCGCCGCTTCCTCGTGGGCCTGCCGTTCTTCACCGGCCTGCTCGCGGGCGTGCTGGGCCAGCGCAACTGGCAAACGGTGCAGCTGTTCCTCAACCGCCAAAGCTTCGGGGTCTCCGACCCGCAGTTCCACATGGACTACGGCTTCTACGCCTTCGACCTGCCGTTCCTGCGGCTCATCCTGGGCACCTTTGCGGTGCTCGTGGCGCTGGCGTTCTTCATCACCCTCGTGGGCCACTACCTGCTGGGCAGCATCCGCATCGGCAACCAGGCCGCCGGCGTGCGCGGCTCTGTGTCCTCGTCCGCGCGCATCCAGCTGGCCACCTGGGCGGGCGTGTGGATGCTGCTGAAGGTGGCCGGCTACTGGTTCGACCGCTACGACCTGCTCAACCGGGCGCACTCCACGTTCACCGGCGGCAGCTACACGGACATCAACGCGGTGCTGCCCGCGAAGATCATCCTCATGGTCATCGCCATCGTGGTGGCCTTGAGCTTCTTCTCCGCGATCGTCATCAAGGACCTGCGCATCCCGGCGGTGGCCACCGTGCTCATGCTGCTCTCGGGCATCGCCATCGGCTCCGTGTGGCCGCTCATGATGGAGCGCTTATCGGTCCAGCCGAACCGCGCGGAGAAGGAGTCCGAATACATCTCCCGCAACATCGAGGCGACCCGCTTCGCCTACGGCATCGGCAACGACAAGGTCACCTACATCGACAACTGGGGCTCGTCCACCTCGACCACCGCGGAGTCGCAGCAGCGCACCTCCGAGGTCTCCCAGGACACCGCGACGATCAACAACATCCGCCTGCTCGACCCCGAGGTCCTCTCGCCGACGTTCACCCAGCAACAGCAGCTGAAGAACTTCTACGGCTTCCCGGACGCTTTGTCCATGGACCGCTACGAGATCGACGGCCAGCTGCGCGACTTCGTCGTCGCCGCCCGTGAGATCAACCCGAACTCCCTGCAGGACAACCAGAAGGACTGGATCAACCGCCACACCGTCTACACCCACGGCAACGGCTTCGTCGCGGCCCAGGCCAACCAGGTCGACGAGGTCGCCCGCGACGTGGGCTCCGCCCGCGGCGGCTACCCGGTCTACACCGTCTCCGACCTGCAGTCGACCGACCAAGAGGCGCAGGCGGCGGGCATCCACGTCACCGAGCCGCGCATCTACTACGGCCCGGTCATCGCCTCGGCCCAGGACGGCGCCGACTACGCCGTGGTGGGATCCGCCGACGGCAACAACGTCGAGTACGACACCGACTCCTCGACCTACACCTACGACGGCAAGGGCGGCGTGAGCATCGGCAACGTGGTCAACCGCGCGGCCTACGCCCTGCGCTACCAGGAGATGAACCTCATCCTCTCCGAGCGCGTCAACTCCCAGTCGAAGATCCTCTACGACCGCGACCCGCGCGAGCGCGTGCACAAGGTCGCCCCGTGGCTGACCACCGACTCGACCACCTACCCGGCGGTCATCGACGGCCGCATCAAGTGGATCGTCGACGGCTACACCACCTTAAGCTCCCTGCCGTACGCGCAGCGCACCAGCCTGTCGAACGCCACCGTGGACACCTCCGGCAGCGTCGGCGCCGACGGGCAGCTGGCGGCCTTCGACCAGGTCGGCTACATCCGCAACTCCGTCAAGGCCGTCGTCGACGCCTACGACGGCTCGGTGGATCTCTACGAGTTCGACGAGTCCGACCCCGTGCTCAAGGCGTGGGAGGGGGTCTTCCCAGGCACCGTCAAGCCGAAGTCTGACATCTCCGACGAGCTCATGAACCACCTGCGCTACCCGGAGGACATCTTCAAGGTCCAGCGTGAGATGCTCTCGCGCTACCACGTCGACGACGCCCGCGAGTTCTTCACCAACGACCGCTTCTGGTCGGTGCCGCAGGACCCGACCGCCGACGAGAAGAACAAGGCCAACCAGCCGCCGTACTACGTCGTCGCCGCCGACCCGGAGACCGGTAAGTCGAGCTTCCAGCTGATCACCGCCTTCCGTGGCCTCAACCGCGAGTTCCTGGCCGCCCACATGACCGCCTCCTCCGACCCGGACAACTACGGCAAGATCACCGTCCGCGTCCTACCCACCGACACCCAGACGCAGGGCCCGAAGCAGGTCCAGGACACCATGACGTCCTCCGACCAGTTCGCCTCGGACTACACGCTGTGGAAGGGCTCCAACGAGATCATCACCGGCAACCTGCTCACCCTGCCCGTGGGCAAGAACGAGATCCTCTACGTCGAGCCGATCTACTCCAAGCGCCTCAACCAGGCCTCGGCCTTCCCGAAGCTGCTGCGCGTGCTCGTCAGCTACCGCGGTCAGGTCGGCTACGCGCCCACGATCTCTGAGGCGCTCGCCCAGGTGGGCATCGACCCGAAGGCCGCCCAGGACCTCGGCGAGGCCGGCAACGTCACCCCGACCGACACCACCCAGCAACAGCAGGCCTCTCAGCCCGCCAGCGGCACCGGCAGCGAGGGTGAGGCGATCAAGGCCATCAACGACGCCCTCGACGCGCTGACCAAGGCCCGCTCCGGCACGAACGAGGAGTACGGCAAGGCGCTCGACAACCTAGACAAGGCGGTGCAGGACTACCAGAACCTGACCAAGTCCACCGACACCTCGGCCGCCTCCACGACGGCCGCGGCGCCCGCCTCGGACGCCGCCGCGACCTCGGAGGAGCCGAAGTCCTAG
- a CDS encoding helix-turn-helix domain-containing protein — protein sequence MATMKQLPRNSYSADEAIGITINDLMFRNKVTRKRLAEVLGITSQAVSRKVLGQVGWSVQDLFTVADFFGLEVADLLPRKVNATKETPDSFSRTEGSGLVAGAGFEPTTSGL from the coding sequence ATGGCAACAATGAAACAGCTACCCAGGAATAGCTACTCTGCTGATGAGGCAATCGGAATCACGATCAACGATCTAATGTTTCGCAACAAGGTCACGCGCAAGCGCCTCGCGGAGGTTCTCGGAATCACATCCCAGGCAGTTAGCCGCAAGGTTCTCGGCCAAGTTGGCTGGAGTGTTCAAGACCTCTTTACAGTTGCGGACTTCTTCGGCCTTGAAGTTGCAGACCTACTCCCCCGAAAGGTCAATGCAACAAAAGAAACCCCCGATTCGTTTTCACGAACCGAGGGTTCCGGATTAGTAGCGGGGGCAGGATTCGAACCTACGACCTCTGGGTTATGA
- a CDS encoding helix-turn-helix domain-containing protein yields MGETKSCEGEEKWYSPPVVAGLLPGNPTPETVRNWIRSGKVPGARRSPGNRWQIPQSGLDHLMESFELPKEREVNSD; encoded by the coding sequence ATGGGTGAAACAAAAAGTTGTGAAGGCGAGGAAAAGTGGTATTCGCCTCCGGTGGTTGCTGGGCTATTGCCGGGTAATCCCACCCCTGAGACGGTGCGCAATTGGATTCGCAGTGGGAAGGTCCCCGGAGCACGAAGGAGCCCCGGCAATCGGTGGCAAATACCCCAATCAGGTCTTGACCATCTAATGGAATCATTCGAACTTCCCAAGGAGCGGGAGGTCAACAGTGACTAG
- a CDS encoding WhiB family transcriptional regulator, translating to MSVGHDSTNHHGPGPYSLQSFNRLPVRLLVEGLCTFEIWYPELWDLSVHGETPGERDQRRAEAMSVCQACPVRALCASFAEDSGEIGIWGGRLFRPTNTTAPHPKVRSDGRGVGAPPNSLTSGLARRKASA from the coding sequence ATGAGTGTCGGTCATGACTCCACCAACCACCACGGGCCAGGCCCCTACAGCCTGCAATCGTTTAACCGTCTACCTGTGCGTTTGCTTGTTGAGGGTTTGTGCACGTTCGAAATTTGGTATCCCGAACTGTGGGATCTTTCCGTGCATGGGGAGACTCCTGGCGAGCGTGACCAGCGACGCGCGGAGGCGATGAGCGTTTGTCAGGCTTGCCCGGTTCGTGCATTGTGCGCGAGTTTTGCCGAGGATTCCGGCGAGATTGGCATTTGGGGTGGCAGGCTTTTCCGCCCAACAAACACGACCGCTCCCCACCCGAAGGTGAGGAGCGACGGGCGCGGTGTCGGCGCGCCACCTAACAGTCTAACCAGTGGGTTAGCTCGACGAAAAGCAAGTGCATAA
- a CDS encoding cutinase family protein yields MKNLIGLAALTAMASTIVVVPSAAAEDAPERACPGVQLVIVNDASDSTLGNVDAGFLAEVTDPILEAANDDTTAAVDAGFTAPTPTATATADAGSGSWKPDVWGTQSATTSATSTVATPTSQAPATETDSDDSSVNVGRTVISVASTKDTRAYIPGVTGPDTTPAYEESIQQAVDDTESVLAEISEQCPDTKVSLLGVGQGAQAVSIVSKKIGAGDLIDSSKVIGVAMFADPSRAADQPVVANGASAPAGASQNWDVTPASGAGVATVTGQTVGADSGTYGKLADRAVSWCATGDVACSLASDTPLGRLVSNGMEATAGKAPEAQLAYVTDTLGPAVVLASVETLAEDVQFGDGGFSFKAASSPSQTLIGRIATESAAPVDQTEMQQRLVSAGMQIGGMALAAGVTVAKEVVKPENIAQIAAASAISPAAGAGAALLIASSAATDLVNERTLTTGARRLASEAQAVGIDDDGLAQAAVQAAVGSQVSKSAGAYDSAGMTASGQSAAEATTSWLADVVGAELGKNLSTGTVQQASTFDSNAIAAAMKDLA; encoded by the coding sequence ATGAAGAATCTCATTGGACTGGCAGCTTTGACAGCGATGGCCTCGACCATCGTCGTTGTCCCCTCAGCAGCTGCCGAGGATGCCCCAGAGCGTGCCTGCCCTGGTGTGCAGCTGGTGATTGTCAACGATGCCAGCGACTCCACTTTGGGCAATGTTGATGCGGGTTTCCTCGCCGAGGTCACTGACCCCATTTTGGAGGCTGCCAACGACGACACCACGGCAGCAGTGGACGCAGGCTTTACCGCGCCCACACCGACCGCGACGGCCACTGCCGACGCGGGTTCTGGTTCCTGGAAGCCGGATGTGTGGGGCACGCAGTCTGCCACTACGTCGGCAACCTCAACGGTTGCGACCCCCACCTCGCAGGCTCCAGCAACCGAGACTGACTCAGACGATAGCAGCGTGAATGTGGGGCGCACGGTGATTTCGGTGGCCTCGACCAAAGACACCCGCGCCTATATCCCTGGGGTGACCGGCCCGGATACCACTCCCGCTTATGAGGAGTCGATCCAGCAGGCCGTCGATGATACCGAGTCGGTGTTGGCTGAGATTTCCGAGCAGTGCCCTGATACCAAGGTCAGCCTGTTGGGTGTGGGCCAGGGCGCGCAGGCCGTCTCGATTGTCTCGAAGAAAATTGGCGCAGGGGATCTGATTGATTCCTCCAAGGTTATTGGCGTGGCCATGTTCGCTGATCCCTCGCGCGCTGCCGACCAGCCGGTGGTGGCTAACGGTGCGTCTGCTCCTGCTGGTGCCTCCCAGAATTGGGATGTGACCCCAGCAAGCGGTGCTGGTGTGGCAACGGTGACCGGGCAGACGGTTGGCGCTGATTCGGGCACTTACGGAAAGCTGGCTGATCGCGCGGTGTCCTGGTGTGCGACCGGAGATGTGGCGTGCTCGCTGGCAAGCGATACCCCACTGGGCCGACTGGTGTCCAACGGCATGGAGGCAACCGCAGGCAAGGCCCCGGAGGCTCAACTGGCTTATGTCACCGATACCCTTGGCCCAGCCGTCGTACTGGCGAGTGTTGAGACTCTGGCCGAAGATGTGCAGTTCGGCGATGGTGGGTTTAGTTTCAAGGCGGCTAGCAGCCCGAGCCAAACCCTCATTGGACGCATTGCCACCGAGTCGGCGGCCCCGGTGGATCAAACAGAGATGCAGCAGCGTCTCGTCAGCGCTGGTATGCAGATTGGTGGCATGGCCTTGGCTGCCGGCGTCACGGTCGCTAAGGAAGTCGTCAAGCCCGAGAACATCGCCCAGATCGCAGCAGCGAGTGCTATTTCGCCTGCCGCTGGTGCTGGCGCTGCCTTGCTGATTGCGTCGAGTGCTGCCACGGATCTAGTCAACGAGCGCACGCTGACCACGGGTGCTCGTCGCCTGGCCTCGGAGGCGCAAGCAGTCGGCATTGACGACGACGGGCTTGCCCAGGCTGCCGTCCAGGCGGCGGTGGGTTCGCAGGTCTCGAAGTCCGCAGGTGCCTATGACTCCGCAGGCATGACGGCCTCGGGCCAGTCGGCGGCAGAAGCAACCACCTCCTGGCTGGCCGACGTGGTCGGCGCTGAGCTCGGCAAGAACCTGTCGACGGGCACTGTGCAGCAGGCCAGCACGTTTGATTCGAATGCGATTGCAGCCGCAATGAAGGACTTGGCATGA
- a CDS encoding DUF6668 family protein: MSTVDRDTEKIPLRPPRPDDESHLSPPWEMDESLLFPPRKISATAKGFLPVAHQQLADPAERAPIAWAVGAHGGAGASTLASVVAPMADAGGQWPAYDQHRYCVVVCRSTWTGLDAAHSAVLQSQAGDTGGCEVLGVVIIADAPGRTPKPLVQREKVLEDLTHVWRVPYLPDFRVTAPDKLAVWTPAATTDHERKRGLRKAPATDEVAAAIAELGHEIFQAAFAAHTKNEKDS; encoded by the coding sequence ATGAGCACGGTAGACCGCGACACCGAGAAGATCCCGTTGCGTCCTCCGAGGCCAGACGACGAGTCCCATCTTTCCCCGCCATGGGAGATGGACGAGTCGCTCCTATTCCCGCCACGGAAGATCTCAGCCACGGCGAAGGGCTTCCTCCCGGTTGCTCACCAGCAGCTGGCAGACCCAGCAGAGCGCGCGCCGATTGCGTGGGCAGTCGGAGCCCACGGTGGGGCAGGGGCAAGCACACTTGCGAGTGTGGTTGCGCCGATGGCTGATGCTGGTGGGCAGTGGCCGGCCTATGACCAACACCGCTATTGCGTGGTCGTGTGCCGCTCGACCTGGACGGGCCTGGATGCCGCACACTCGGCCGTCTTGCAGTCGCAAGCAGGTGATACCGGTGGTTGCGAGGTCTTAGGTGTGGTGATCATCGCGGACGCTCCTGGGCGCACCCCGAAGCCGTTGGTGCAGCGAGAAAAGGTGCTTGAGGATCTCACCCACGTATGGCGAGTGCCCTACCTGCCAGACTTCCGGGTGACTGCCCCCGACAAGCTCGCAGTATGGACTCCCGCAGCAACGACAGATCATGAGCGCAAGCGTGGCCTGAGAAAAGCACCAGCGACCGACGAAGTCGCAGCAGCCATCGCAGAGCTGGGTCACGAAATCTTCCAAGCCGCGTTTGCGGCTCACACCAAGAACGAAAAGGACTCCTGA
- a CDS encoding TrbC/VirB2 family protein: MNLNPVYFLAQMPGQNIQPQAPGEFASKFDNILNLAMYIGIAIAIIGVIVAGASMVISRQQGSSEEATSMALRIGIGSMIIGAAGTIVAAML, encoded by the coding sequence ATGAACCTCAACCCTGTTTACTTCCTGGCACAGATGCCTGGACAAAACATCCAGCCGCAAGCACCAGGCGAGTTTGCCTCGAAGTTCGACAACATCTTGAACCTGGCTATGTATATCGGCATTGCCATTGCGATTATCGGCGTGATCGTCGCCGGTGCGTCTATGGTGATCTCGCGCCAGCAGGGCTCAAGTGAGGAGGCCACCTCGATGGCACTGCGCATCGGCATTGGCTCCATGATCATCGGAGCCGCGGGAACGATTGTGGCAGCCATGCTATGA
- a CDS encoding SCO6880 family protein, whose protein sequence is MAKSHDEVIVPQYSLGQPPRRTGLGGLSMATTAVIAAGFMIFLLVQFSGLGFGVGFIVLLLTALAAALISVQWGNRSIATMLRMLGQDFSRRRAGEDVYLSGVLSKVPGGFHRLPGTLARTYVVDAVDTDNQPFAAIVDAPARTATVLFDCQLTGQTPMTQEERNQKTAEWSRWLALLSLSGDINHVAIVVGHRPGTGQLVAQEVDSILEDDVPPVAAQIMREAGQYLSIGVPEIVSHIAVTFHIDGESLKDNSFLGQLATRLPGMYRQLAWAGMIATPMNGDEVVARAHSFVNPAAEADLEELQVLGTSHGLAWEDAGPGYARTTTSAYEHKGCSSVSWEMKDAPRSTFEDTLLTGLLSPHERIERHRVALIYRPYEAGKGVSKVEGEHRDAMVAANSSKSIRSANAELRLEHTEAARRAQARGAQLGRYSLFVTATVSDKAQLDRVSQDIQQLAAGASIRLAKMTRQQDTGFITTCGLGQVPWDKEQTTELI, encoded by the coding sequence ATGGCAAAGTCACACGACGAGGTAATCGTCCCCCAGTACTCCCTGGGCCAACCCCCGCGCCGAACTGGCCTCGGTGGGTTGTCCATGGCCACCACGGCAGTTATCGCTGCCGGATTCATGATCTTCCTGCTCGTCCAGTTCTCCGGGCTGGGATTCGGTGTGGGCTTTATCGTCTTGCTGCTGACCGCGCTTGCGGCCGCGCTGATTAGTGTGCAGTGGGGCAACCGCTCGATTGCCACCATGCTGCGGATGCTCGGCCAGGACTTCTCCCGCCGCCGGGCAGGCGAGGACGTGTACCTCTCGGGCGTGCTCTCCAAGGTTCCTGGCGGCTTTCATCGCCTGCCAGGAACGCTGGCACGCACGTATGTAGTCGATGCAGTGGACACCGACAACCAGCCGTTTGCAGCCATCGTCGATGCGCCCGCGCGCACGGCCACTGTGCTTTTCGACTGCCAGCTGACCGGCCAGACCCCAATGACCCAGGAGGAGCGCAACCAAAAGACCGCTGAGTGGTCGCGCTGGCTGGCTTTGCTGTCACTGTCTGGGGACATTAACCACGTGGCCATCGTCGTAGGCCATCGTCCAGGAACCGGCCAGCTTGTTGCACAAGAAGTCGATTCGATCCTCGAAGATGATGTGCCACCAGTAGCTGCCCAGATCATGCGGGAGGCTGGCCAGTATCTCTCGATTGGGGTTCCTGAGATCGTCTCGCATATTGCGGTGACTTTCCACATTGACGGTGAATCGTTGAAAGATAATTCTTTCTTAGGCCAGCTCGCTACGCGCTTGCCGGGCATGTACCGCCAGCTGGCCTGGGCGGGGATGATCGCAACTCCCATGAATGGCGACGAGGTTGTTGCTCGCGCGCACTCCTTCGTTAACCCTGCTGCTGAGGCAGACTTAGAAGAACTCCAAGTCCTGGGTACCTCGCACGGGCTGGCGTGGGAGGATGCTGGCCCTGGATACGCGCGCACCACCACGAGCGCGTATGAGCATAAGGGGTGCTCCTCGGTGAGCTGGGAAATGAAAGATGCACCACGCTCCACCTTCGAGGACACCCTGCTTACAGGCCTGCTGAGCCCGCACGAGCGTATCGAACGACATAGGGTCGCGCTGATCTACCGCCCCTATGAGGCAGGCAAGGGTGTCTCCAAGGTCGAAGGTGAGCACCGCGACGCGATGGTGGCCGCGAACTCCTCGAAGTCGATCCGCTCGGCCAATGCTGAGCTGCGCCTGGAACACACCGAAGCGGCCCGCCGCGCCCAGGCGCGCGGCGCGCAACTGGGTCGTTACTCGCTGTTCGTGACGGCCACGGTCTCCGACAAGGCGCAATTGGACCGGGTGAGCCAAGACATTCAGCAGCTGGCAGCAGGGGCAAGCATTCGCCTGGCGAAAATGACCCGCCAGCAAGACACCGGATTCATCACCACCTGCGGGCTCGGCCAGGTGCCGTGGGACAAAGAACAAACCACCGAACTGATCTAG
- a CDS encoding P-loop NTPase family protein, with translation MSQDMMDFERLHADIEAGIEEIPSRLSADGRAYRRWLKELKRAERDEQQWEQQAAGAVKVRGERAFSRPGARGFRGASAGTQRVISGPQEWQTTTNFGAGFNPNVIGAPAPMIGTPLGRHVTTGAEIGCDPLAWFREGIIANPSAFVLSLPGLGKSTLIRKMQMGAVAQKQVPIIAGDIKGEYVGFVHQVGGQVITIGHGLGHINPLDVGALGRVIPQLEASGQDEVVQRAKEQVHGRQVTMVQTLISLGRGSQPADFEVMLISAALRELYNQQDVDWAHPPVLADLIDLLEEGTPELRKKARARTDEAWDRRVDDLVLSLNALLDGQTGQIFDGQTTTPIDVDSTAVCIDVSAIDRGDSAMKAAVMMACWSNAFGAIEASHLLADAGLGPQRLFSVVLDEMWQVLSSAPGMVGQVDALTRLNRTDATALSMITHTFQDLEALPTEEDRKTAMGFIERAGMVICGGLPNSELDILSSRLSFTDAEGQMITSWSTGAPPKRSRTRGARATPPGRGRFMIKPSKDGSPGIPVQTVLFPTEVQFRLHDTNVRFDDFFKAGELR, from the coding sequence ATGAGCCAGGACATGATGGACTTCGAGCGCTTGCACGCCGATATTGAGGCAGGCATCGAGGAGATTCCCTCGCGGTTGTCTGCCGATGGTCGCGCCTACCGGCGCTGGCTTAAGGAGCTTAAGCGCGCAGAACGCGACGAGCAGCAGTGGGAACAACAAGCCGCTGGTGCGGTCAAGGTGCGCGGTGAGCGCGCGTTCTCGCGGCCAGGTGCGCGCGGATTCAGGGGCGCGTCCGCTGGCACTCAGAGGGTGATCTCCGGCCCGCAGGAATGGCAGACCACCACCAACTTTGGCGCGGGCTTTAACCCCAACGTCATTGGTGCCCCAGCACCCATGATCGGCACACCCTTGGGTCGGCATGTGACCACGGGCGCGGAAATCGGCTGCGACCCGCTGGCCTGGTTTCGCGAAGGCATTATCGCTAACCCCTCGGCTTTCGTGCTCTCGCTGCCGGGCTTGGGGAAGTCCACGCTGATCCGCAAGATGCAGATGGGCGCTGTCGCCCAAAAGCAAGTCCCGATTATCGCCGGTGACATCAAGGGCGAGTACGTCGGCTTCGTTCACCAGGTCGGCGGCCAGGTGATCACGATTGGCCACGGTCTCGGCCACATTAACCCACTGGATGTGGGCGCGCTCGGGCGCGTGATTCCCCAGCTGGAGGCCTCCGGCCAGGACGAGGTCGTCCAGCGTGCCAAGGAACAGGTGCACGGCCGCCAGGTCACTATGGTGCAAACCCTGATTAGCCTCGGGCGTGGCTCCCAACCAGCGGACTTCGAGGTCATGCTGATCTCTGCTGCGCTACGTGAGCTCTACAACCAGCAGGACGTGGATTGGGCACACCCTCCGGTGCTCGCGGATCTGATTGATCTTCTTGAGGAGGGCACACCGGAGCTGCGCAAGAAAGCACGCGCGCGCACCGACGAAGCCTGGGATCGCCGCGTGGATGATCTCGTCTTGTCGCTCAACGCCCTGCTGGACGGCCAGACCGGCCAGATTTTCGACGGGCAGACCACCACTCCGATTGATGTGGACTCCACTGCCGTCTGCATTGACGTGTCGGCGATTGACCGGGGTGATTCTGCTATGAAAGCAGCCGTGATGATGGCGTGCTGGTCGAACGCCTTTGGTGCTATTGAGGCCTCCCACCTGCTCGCCGATGCGGGCCTGGGACCGCAGCGGTTGTTCTCGGTCGTCCTCGACGAGATGTGGCAGGTGCTCTCATCTGCACCGGGCATGGTCGGCCAGGTCGACGCGCTAACCCGTCTGAACCGCACGGACGCGACCGCGCTGTCGATGATTACCCACACCTTCCAGGACTTGGAGGCACTGCCTACCGAGGAGGACCGAAAAACGGCCATGGGCTTTATCGAGCGCGCGGGCATGGTGATCTGCGGAGGCCTGCCGAACTCCGAGCTCGACATTCTCTCCAGCAGGCTGTCGTTTACCGATGCCGAGGGTCAGATGATTACCAGCTGGTCGACCGGTGCGCCACCTAAGCGCTCGCGCACGCGCGGTGCGCGGGCGACTCCGCCTGGTCGTGGCCGGTTCATGATTAAGCCATCCAAGGACGGCTCGCCGGGCATTCCGGTGCAAACCGTATTGTTCCCGACTGAGGTCCAATTCCGCCTGCATGACACCAACGTCCGCTTCGACGACTTCTTCAAAGCTGGTGAACTGCGATGA